One window of the Pseudomonas sihuiensis genome contains the following:
- a CDS encoding FAD-dependent oxidoreductase — MTERLNNDFQFIEVGRKDPKKKLLRQRKKEFVEIYDNFKPAQAADQAHRCLGCGNPYCEWKCPVHNFIPNWLKLVSEGNILAAAELSHQTNTLPEVCGRVCPQDRLCEGACTLNDGFGAVTIGSVEKYITDTAFAMGWRPDMSKVKPTGKRVAVIGAGPAGLGCADVLVRNGVTPVVFDKNPEIGGLLTFGIPEFKLEKTVLSRRREVFTGMGIEFRLNTEIGKDIGMDELLAEFDAVFMGMGTYTYMKGGFPGEDLPGVYDALDFLIANVNRNLGFEKAPEDFIDMKGKRVVVLGGGDTAMDCNRTSIRQGAKAVTCAYRRDEENMPGSRKEVKNAKEEGVKFLFNRQPIAIVGEDKVEGIKVVETRLGEPDARGRRSPEPIPGSEEIIPAEAVLIAFGFRPSPAPWFEQFEIQTDSQGRVVAPEQSQFKHQTSNPKIFAGGDMVRGSDLVVTAIFEGRNAAEGILDYLGV, encoded by the coding sequence ATGACTGAACGTCTGAATAACGACTTCCAGTTCATCGAAGTCGGGCGCAAAGACCCGAAGAAGAAACTGCTGCGTCAGCGCAAGAAGGAGTTCGTCGAGATCTACGACAACTTCAAGCCGGCGCAAGCTGCAGACCAGGCGCATCGCTGCCTGGGCTGCGGCAACCCGTATTGCGAGTGGAAGTGCCCGGTGCACAACTTCATTCCGAACTGGCTCAAGCTGGTCTCGGAAGGCAACATCCTGGCCGCCGCCGAGCTCTCGCACCAGACCAACACCCTGCCGGAAGTCTGCGGCCGCGTGTGCCCGCAGGATCGTCTCTGCGAAGGTGCCTGCACCCTCAATGACGGCTTCGGCGCGGTGACCATCGGCTCGGTGGAGAAGTACATCACCGACACCGCCTTCGCCATGGGCTGGCGCCCTGACATGTCCAAGGTCAAACCGACCGGCAAGCGTGTCGCGGTGATCGGCGCAGGCCCGGCCGGCCTGGGCTGTGCCGATGTGCTGGTGCGCAACGGCGTGACCCCGGTGGTGTTCGACAAGAACCCGGAAATCGGCGGTCTGCTGACCTTCGGCATTCCCGAGTTCAAGCTGGAAAAGACCGTGCTCAGCCGCCGCCGTGAAGTGTTCACCGGCATGGGCATCGAATTCCGCCTGAATACCGAGATCGGCAAGGACATCGGCATGGATGAATTGCTCGCCGAATTCGATGCCGTATTTATGGGCATGGGCACCTACACCTACATGAAGGGCGGCTTCCCGGGTGAAGACCTGCCGGGCGTCTATGACGCGCTGGACTTCCTCATCGCCAACGTCAATCGCAACCTCGGTTTCGAGAAGGCGCCGGAAGACTTCATCGACATGAAGGGCAAGCGCGTCGTGGTACTGGGCGGTGGCGACACCGCGATGGACTGCAACCGCACCTCGATCCGTCAGGGCGCCAAGGCCGTGACCTGCGCTTACCGCCGTGACGAAGAGAACATGCCGGGCTCGCGCAAGGAAGTGAAGAACGCCAAGGAAGAGGGCGTGAAGTTCCTCTTCAACCGCCAGCCCATAGCCATCGTCGGTGAAGACAAGGTGGAAGGCATCAAGGTGGTCGAGACCCGTCTCGGTGAGCCCGATGCCCGTGGCCGTCGCAGCCCCGAGCCGATCCCGGGTTCCGAGGAGATTATCCCGGCCGAAGCCGTGCTGATCGCCTTCGGCTTCCGCCCGAGCCCGGCGCCCTGGTTCGAGCAGTTCGAAATCCAGACCGACAGCCAAGGCCGCGTCGTGGCGCCCGAGCAGTCGCAGTTCAAGCACCAGACCAGCAACCCGAAGATCTTCGCCGGTGGCGACATGGTGCGTGGTTCCGACCTGGTGGTGACGGCGATCTTCGAAGGCCGCAACGCCGCCGAAGGCATCCTCGACTACCTCGGCGTTTGA